One segment of Erigeron canadensis isolate Cc75 chromosome 2, C_canadensis_v1, whole genome shotgun sequence DNA contains the following:
- the LOC122587305 gene encoding short-chain dehydrogenase TIC 32, chloroplastic-like: MFLSKGPSGFSRFSTAEEVTQGIDGSGLTAIVTGASSGIGTETARILALRGVHVVMAIRNVSAGKEVKETILKQNPTAKIDTMELDVSSIASVNSFASEFKSSGLPLNLLINNAGILGTPFMLSKDNIELQFATNHVGHFHLTNLLLETMKKTAHESNKEGRIVNVSSRRHQFSYPEGIRFDKINSQSGYNGLSAYGQSKLANVLHANELARRLKEDRAKITANSVHPGAIPTNIFRHHTLFSSLVTIFGKLALKNVPQGAATTCYVALHPQVEGISGKYFANCNITAASSQANDAQLGKRLWDFTEHLINQNSPPSQ, translated from the exons atgtttttatcaaaAGGACCATCTGGGTTCTCAAGATTCTCAACAGCCGAGGAAGTTACTCAAGGAATTGATGGGTCCGGCCTAACCGCCATTGTTACTG GTGCATCTAGTGGGATTGGGACTGAAACTGCACGAATTCTTGCACTTCGTGGAGTCCATGTAGTTATGGCTATACGAAATGTGTCAGCTGGAAAAGAGGTGAAAGAAACTATATTGAAGCAAAACCCGACTGCCAAAATCGATACAATGGAGCTGGATGTCAGTTCTATAGCTTCAGTAAATAGTTTTGCCTCGGAGTTTAAGTCCTCGGGTCTTCCGCTGAATCTACTCAT CAATAATGCAGGAATCTTGGGAACCCCTTTTATGTTATCCAAAGACAACATAGAGCTACAATTTGCAACTAATCATGTAG GCCATTTCCATTTGACAAATCTTTTACTGGAAACCATGAAAAAAACTGCACATGAAAGTAATAAGGAAGGCAGGATTGTAAATGTCTCATCACGGAGACACCAGTTTTCTTATCCTGAAGGAATTCGTTTTGACAAGATCAACAGTCAATCTGG ATACAACGGTTTGTCTGCATACGGTCAGTCAAAGTTGGCAAATGTTCTCCATGCTAATGAGCTTGCAAGGCGCTTAAAG GAAGATAGAGCAAAGATAACTGCAAACTCAGTTCATCCAGGGGCAATCCCCACAAACATCTTCCGCCATCATACCTTGTTTAGCA GTCTTGTTACCATATTTGGTAAATTAGCACTTAAAAATGTGCCCCAG GGAGCAGCAACTACATGTTATGTAGCATTGCACCCACAAGTTGAAGGCATCAGTGGCAAATATTTTGCGAATTGCAATATAACAGCAGCAAGCTCACAAGCTAATGATGCCCAGTTGGGAAAGAGGCTCTGGGATTTCACGGAACATTTGATTAACCAAAACTCTCCCCCGTCTCAATAG
- the LOC122589689 gene encoding mitogen-activated protein kinase kinase kinase YODA-like has product MSSWWGKPSSKAKKKKTSKQSLIDTLRKFRNPFDDKSINDRSDGSQRGRSDAVLEKRSLSRVESRAVSPSKESKHVARCQSFQERPLGQPLPLPTNLPSPVATNEPTISASGKLKQEKGSKSRAFFTLQHPEYDGAESVSSECYSDSDELPDSIQHSPLASSYAAGSRATVGSPTSMIVKDHSHITKIHLCDAPKSHDNLFNNNVYSSPPRRKPLSSRLQNLQVPYSAAFSSAPDSSISSPSRSPLRAFGTEQVISSAFYAGHCSSPGSGQNSGYNSMGVDMAGIFWQPSRGSPSPEYSPLPSPRMTSPGPSSRIQSGAVTPQHPRAGGVAIESHNSWPDDGKQQSHRLPLPPISVTSCSPFSHPNSAATSPSVPRSPGRAENLTSPGSRWKKGKLLGRGSFGHVYVGFNSDSGEMCAMKEVTLFSDDAKSKECAKQLGQEVSLLSRLSHPNIVQYYGSEMVDDKLYIYLEYVSGGSIYKLLQEYGQLGELAIRSYTRQILSGLAYLHAKNTIHRDIKGANILVDPNGRIKVADFGMAKHVTGPACALSFKGSPYWMAPEIIKNTTGSNLAVDIWSLGCTVLEMATTKPPWSQYEGVAALFKIGNSKELPAIPDHLSDDGKDFVRQCLQRNPMHRPTAAQLLDHPFVRNTAPSERPITCPDPSGPLPATSNGVNSPGLGNLRNRRALDVDRLANHSFRVPKPGFSSSDLQISRNISCPVSPIGSPLLHSRSPQHVNGRMSPSPISSGASSPLTSGGGSISFHHINQSVYFHEISKPTHNPYGNGISYHDHAPHVPDIFRAKQPHSRGCNSVKQSSRHSQQRHGGHAVLADSVSHLLLKEKVNFKPYLDLNPL; this is encoded by the exons ATGTCTTCTTGGTGGGGTAAGCCATCCTCAAAAGcaaagaagaaaaagacaagTAAACAGAGTCTTATCGACACATTAAGGAAATTTAGGAACCCTTTTGATGATAAATCAATCAATGACAGATCAGATGGTTCTCAAAGAGGTCGCAGTGACGCTGTTTTGGAAAAAAGATCTTTGTCGAGGGTTGAATCCAGGGCAGTATCACCTTCAAAAGAATCCAAACATGTAGCAAGATGCCAGAGTTTCCAAGAAAGACCTCTGGGTCAACCACTCCCACTTCCTACAAATCTTCCTTCGCCTGTGGCTACTAATGAGCCCACAATCAGTGCATCGGGAAAACTGAAACAAGAAAAGGGATCCAAGTCACGGGCATTTTTCACACTTCAACATCCTGAGTATGATGGAGCAGAGTCTGTTTCCAGTGAATGTTATAGTGACAGTGATGAGTTACCTGACTCGATCCAACATAGTCCCTTGGCATCGAGTTACGCTGCTGGTAGTAGAGCAACTGTTGGCAGCCCTACCAG CATGATAGTCAAGGATCATTCACATATTACAAAAATTCATTTGTGTGACGCACCAAAGTCACATGATAATTTGTTCAACAATAATGTCTATTCTTCACCACCAAGAAGAAAACCATTAAGCAGTCGCCTGCAGAATCTCCAGGTACCTTATAGTGCGGCATTCAGTAGTGCTCCAGACAGCTCAATTTCAAGTCCTTCTAGAAGCCCATTACGGGCATTTGGTACCGAACAAGTCATCAGTTCTGCTTTTTATGCCGGTCACTGCTCCAGCCCTGGATCGGGACAGAATTCTGGGTATAATTCCATGGGTGTTGACATGGCGGGGATATTTTGGCAGCCCAGTAGGGGTAGCCCAAGTCCAGAGTATTCTCCACTGCCTAGTCCTAGGATGACAAGTCCTGGTCCAAGCTCTAGGATTCAAAGTGGCGCAGTCACACCACAGCACCCACGAGCAGGAGGTGTAGCCATTGAATCACATAATAGTTGGCCAGACGATGGAAAACAACAAAGTCATAGGCTGCCACTTCCTCCTATTTCAGTTACCAGTTGTTCACCTTTCTCTCACCCAAATTCAGCAGCAACATCTCCTTCTGTACCACGAAGTCCAGGACGGGCTGAGAATCTCACGAGCCCAGGCTCAAGATGGAAAAAGGGGAAACTGCTGGGTAGAGGTTCATTTGGGCATGTTTATGTCGGTTTCAACAG TGATAGTGGGGAAATGTGTGCTATGAAGGAGGTGACTTTGTTCTCTGATGATGCGAAGTCAAAGGAATGTGCAAAACAGTTGGGGCAA GAAGTTTCTCTATTAAGCCGTTTAAGCCATCCAAATATTGTTCAGTACTATGGGTCTGAAATG GTAGATGATAAACTCTATATTTATCTGGAATATGTGTCTGGTGGTTCCATATATAAGCTTCTTCAGGAGTATGGACAATTAGGTGAACTAGCAATACGAAGTTATACTCGGCAAATCTTATCAGGGCTTGCTTATTTACATGCTAAGAATACTATCCACAG GGATATCAAAGGAGCTAATATCCTTGTTGACCCAAATGGCAGAATCAAAGTGGCAGATTTTGGAATGGCAAAGCAT GTCACTGGGCCGGCATGCGCACTATCTTTCAAAGGAAGTCCTTACTGGATGGCACCCGAG ATTATAAAGAATACTACTGGTTCTAACCTTGCCGTTGACATCTGGAGTCTTGGATGCACGGTTTTGGAAATGGCAACAACGAAACCACCTTGGAGCCAATATGAGGGG GTGGCTGCCTTGTTTAAGATTGGTAACAGTAAAGAGCTTCCAGCTATTCCTGATCATCTATCAGATGATGGTAAGGATTTCGTAAGGCAATGTTTGCAACGCAATCCAATGCATCGTCCTACAGCTGCTCAGCTCTTAGATCACCCTTTCGTAAGAAATACGGCACCTTCGGAAAGGCCGATAACGTGTCCTGACCCATCCGGTCCACTGCCTGCCACCTCAAATGGGGTCAACTCTCCG GGGCTTGGTAATCTAAGAAACCGCCGGGCACTTGATGTGGATAGACTTGCTAATCATTCATTTAGAGTACCCAAACCCGGTTTTAGTTCCAG TGATCTTCAAATTTCTAGAAATATATCCTGTCCAGTCTCCCCGATTGGAAGCCCTCTTTTACATTCAAGGTCACCGCAACACGTTAATGGAAGGATGTCCCCATCACCCATATCATCAGGTGCATCCAGCCCTCTAACTAGTGGAGGTGGTTCTATCTCATTTCATCATATCAACCAGTCCGTTTACTTTCACGAGATCTCAAAACCCACCCACAACCCTTACGGAAATGGCATATCTTATCATGATCATGCTCCTCATGTCCCTGATATCTTCCGAGCCAAACAGCCACATTCCCGTGGTTGTAATTCTGTAAAACAATCCAGCAGACATTCTCAGCAACGACACGGTGGACATGCAGTCTTAGCAGACTCTGTATCTCACCTACTCCTAAAAGAGAAAGTGAATTTCAAACCATACTTGGATCTCAATCCTTTGTAA
- the LOC122588025 gene encoding protein ALP1-like: MEWRGQYKRGDHEYPTIMLEATASQDLWIWHAFFGPLGALNDINVLQQSPLFLPERMGTALYVPFSVNRRTYRRGYYLVDGIYLTWSTFVKAYKYPTDEKEKMFKTAQEAARKDIERAFGVLKGKWHIIDRPFRQRSLGTIRNLVYACVILHNMIIQDSGRAICLVHIEDPVVRLSSHRDALHISSPV; the protein is encoded by the coding sequence ATGGAGTGGAGGGGTCAATACAAAAGGGGTGATCATGAATACCCCACTATTATGTTGGAAGCAACGGCGTCTCAGGATTTATGGATATGGCACGCCTTTTTTGGTCCTCTGGGTGCTCTAAACGACATCAATGTGCTGCAACAATCTCCCTTGTTCCTCCCCGAGCGTATGGGCACTGCTCTCTACGTTCCATTTAGTGTAAATAGGCGTACTTATAGACGTGGCTACTATCTAGTCGATGGAATATATCTTACATGGTCTACGTTTGTTAAAGCGTACAAATACCCGACAGAcgagaaagaaaaaatgttcaaaACGGCACAAGAGGCAGCTCGCAAAGATATTGAACGGGCATTTGGTGTTCTCAAAGGAAAATGGCATATCATTGATCGACCGTTTCGACAACGGTCACTAGGAACAATTAGGAACTTGGTGTATGCGTGTGTGATTctgcacaacatgatcattCAGGATAGTGGTCGTGCGATTTGCCTAGTTCATATAGAAGATCCAGTTGTCCGCCTAAGTAGTCATCGGGACGCCTTACACATTTCCTCTCCAGTATGA
- the LOC122586317 gene encoding uncharacterized protein LOC122586317, with product MSSNNIQQETSLETHQQNQPKSHLRRGILTFQQLNALALVVILSASGMVAIEDFGFVILTFFYMYFLSTVAFPAITPSQSQQPVFADNLNRLLSLYCFTGAVVGLFLPVVYIFEGIYEGDKEGIKAATPHVFLLASQLFLEGVAFSDRFSLPMKVLVPVVYNSTRLFSLLEWVRSEVTKEEGGSISSNSSSRRLFMGRVLAVVNLVYWGFNLFGFLLPFYLPRAFKRYYSDLAKNLKD from the coding sequence atgtcAAGTAACAACATACAACAAGAAACATCATTAGAAACTCACCaacaaaaccaaccaaaatcgCATCTACGACGCGGAATTTTAACATTCCAACAGCTAAACGCCCTGGCGCTGGTAGTCATCCTATCAGCGTCAGGGATGGTCGCAATCGAGGATTTCGGTTTCGTAATCCTCACCTTTttttacatgtactttttatcaACAGTTGCATTCCCCGCCATCACACCGTCTCAAAGCCAACAACCCGTTTTCGCAGACAATTTAAACCGTCTACTTAGCCTATATTGTTTCACGGGCGCAGTTGTTGGATTATTCCTCCCAGTTGTATATATATTCGAAGGAATATATGAAGGTGACAAAGAAGGCATAAAAGCAGCCACCccacatgtttttttgttggCTAGTCAGTTGTTTTTAGAAGGGGTGGCGTTTTCGGACCGATTTTCGTTACCGATGAAGGTGTTGGTTCCTGTCGTTTATAATTCGACACGATTGTTTTCGTTGTTGGAGTGGGTGAGAAGTGAGGTGACAAAAGAGGAAGGTGGAAGTATTAGTAGTAATAGTAGTAGTAGAAGGTTGTTTATGGGGAGAGTTTTGGCTGTGGTTAATTTGGTTTATTGGGGGTTTAATTTGTTTGGTTTTCTGTTACCATTTTATCTCCCAAGAGCATTTAAGAGATACTATTCTGATCTTGCCAAGAATCTTAAAGATTAA
- the LOC122588024 gene encoding uncharacterized protein LOC122588024, which yields MQKHIGSTTIIDEPFEWSDDSSLEVFANAIESEEAESSTARSRAKRKVVNRNCWTASERLHRDYFCEEPKYDDDFFEDRYRMPKRLFLKIVHDLESRYAYFQDSHDARLAKSFTPIQKCTSAIRQLATGNPPDEYDEYLEMTGRISRECLQFFVTLSLTLTRPNICDQQHMISIVCLKHTKKGITCLE from the coding sequence atgcaaaaacatatTGGTTCCACCACAATCATCGACGAACCGTTCGAATGGTCCGACGATAGTAGTTTAGAGGTGTTTGCGAACGCCATTGAGTCCGAAGAAGCCGAAAGTTCCACGGCGCGTTCACGGGCGAAACGTAAAGTCGTGAACCGTAACTGTTGGACTGCTTCAGAAAGGTTGCACCGCGACTACTTTTGTGAAGAACCGAAATACGACGATGATTTTTTTGAAGATAGATATCGTATGCCTAAAAGACTTTTTCTAAAGATCGTGCATGATCTTGAGTCGAGATACGCGTATTTTCAGGACTCGCATGACGCCCGGTTGGCCAAGAGTTTTACACCGATACAGAAGTGCACATCTGCCATCCGGCAACTTGCAACCGGTAATCCTCCTGATGAGTACGATGAGTATTTAGAGATGACCGGGAGAATATCACGTGAATGTCTTCAATTTTTTGTGACGCTATCATTGACACTTACAAGACCGAATATCTGCGACCAACAACACATGATCTCCATCGTTTGTTTGAAGCACACGAAGAAAGGCATCACTTGCCTAGAATGA
- the LOC122588542 gene encoding uncharacterized protein LOC122588542, producing the protein MSSINNSVETVNAAATAIITAESRVQPSSVQKKRWRGCWSLYWCFGSYKQSKQISHALLVPEPMPPGTSAPVAQNMVNSNAIIFPFIAPPSSPASFLQSDPPSASYTPVGLLSFKSLSQNPHSQGVSSSIFTVGPYAYETQLVSPPVFSTYTTEPSTASFTPPPESVQVTTPSSPEVPFAQLLTSSLARARRHSMGSNHKFPFSQYEFQPYTGSGGSTIPNSGTSSPFPDKQHRVLKLRLGEDQKFIGYEYFSNRKWDSRLNSESATPNGVSGSATPNGYGLGSRVGSGSLTPNGLGSRLGSGTLTPNGGEIYLMESQISEVASLANSATNSPKGETLIDHRVSFELTHLDIANNLESSFRTSSGRHWDSLFPDKASKKTESLCEYCVKKKNTSEILDPESGEEGKDKQCYCKRQSVSRDFNFDNSNGGVVEGVSIGVELGSQNNWTFFPMLQPLVKPS; encoded by the exons ATGAGCTCGATTAATAACAGCGTTGAAACTGTTAACGCTGCCGCAACCGCTATAATCACCGCAGAAAGCCGTGTACAGCCGTCCTCCGTTCAG AAGAAAAGATGGCGCGGCTGTTGGAGTTTATACTGGTGTTTCGGGTCTTACAAGCAAAGCAAACAAATTAGTCATGCTCTCTTGGTTCCCGAGCCAATGCCACCTGGAACTTCAGCACCCGTGGCCCAAAATATGGTCAACTCAAACGCTATTATATTTCCTTTTATAGCTCCACCGTCTTCTCCTGCATCATTTCTCCAATCAGATCCTCCCTCTGCCTCCTATACCCCAGTTGGGTTGCTCTCATTTAAATCTCTTTCTCAAAACCCTCACTCGCAAGGAGTTTCATCTTCAATTTTTACTGTGGGCCCCTATGCTTACGAGACACAGTTAGTTTCACCCCCTGTTTTTTCTACATACACAACTGAACCATCTACTGCTTCCTTTACCCCTCCTCCAGAATCAGTACAAGTTACCACACCTTCATCTCCAGAAGTCCCATTTGCTCAGCTTTTGACTTCATCTCTTGCCCGGGCCCGGAGACACAGTATGGGCTCAAACCACAAGTTTCCATTTTCACAATATGAATTTCAACCCTACACTGGAAGTGGGGGTTCTACAATTCCAAATTCTGGCACATCTTCTCCTTTCCCTGATAAACAACATCGTGTACTCAAGTTACGATTGGGTGAGGACCAAAAGTTCATTGGTTATGAGTACTTCTCGAATCGTAAATGGGATTCAAGATTAAATTCGGAATCTGCAACACCAAATGGTGTTTCTGGTTCAGCAACTCCAAATGGATATGGGTTGGGTTCGAGAGTAGGTTCTGGATCATTGACTCCAAATGGTTTGGGTTCAAGGTTAGGTTCTGGTACTTTGACCCCAAATGGTGGGGAAATTTACCTGATGGAAAGCCAAATTTCCGAGGTGGCATCGCTTGCTAACTCAGCAACCAATTCCCCAAAGGGAGAAACCTTAATTGATCACAGGGTGTCATTTGAGCTGACACATCTAGATATCGCAAACAATCTAGAATCGTCTTTTAGAACTTCATCAGGACGTCACTGGGATTCATTATTCCCTGACAAAGCTTCAAAAAAGACCGAGAGTCTTTGTGAATATTgtgtgaaaaagaaaaacacaagtGAAATACTCGATCCAGAATCAGGTGAAGAAGGTAAGGATAAACAATGTTACTGTAAACGACAATCTGTGAGCAGGGATTTCAATTTTGATAACTCAAATGGGGGAGTTGTTGAAGGGGTTTCAATAGGTGTGGAGTTGGGGTCTCAAAACAACTGGACTTTCTTTCCAATGTTGCAACCATTGGTTAAGCCAAGCTAG